One Hemibagrus wyckioides isolate EC202008001 linkage group LG09, SWU_Hwy_1.0, whole genome shotgun sequence DNA segment encodes these proteins:
- the cmpk2 gene encoding UMP-CMP kinase 2, mitochondrial, whose amino-acid sequence MFTLHCERILVYRMANRSMSRLAQWCSRVFMVEINQKTEPIYFALSSTPSARNKELEALFGSGKLFSVHALGDDRVQSARSHAHLKSALTEDLPPGCQLLDTASFLPDVKNSLVRGFFLRDNSVLSSAERVVTHLRQKGSVCVFTYTRGQNGDYLCSDEADEPAERERRYYVTPAPAPLRHPSTLNIINSDVFYQMKDAYKVLQECSDVIPESKAVLELVEAQQLELNSIHDERFPVIVIEGLDATGKTTLTCSLQKALGAVLLKSPPQCLAHLRPRFDSEPPLIRRAFYALGNYITAAQIARESSHAPVIADRYWHSTAAYAIATAVSGREENLPAVGSEIYEWPHDLLRPSMVLLLSVSPEERLRRLSHRGLDKTEEESQLEINHLFRRKVDEAYKRIQNPACIVVDANPSPDHVLQQVLGLIRNKYNLQTPGH is encoded by the exons AtgttcacactgcactgtgAACGTATACTCGTATACAGAATGGCGAACAGATCCATGTCCCGTTTAGCACAATGGTGCTCCAGAGTATTTATGGTGGAAATCAACCAGAAGACAGAGCCGATTTATTTCGCATTAAGCTCAACACCAAGTGCTCGTAACAAGGAGTTGGAGGCGCTTTTCGGGAGCGGGAAGCTGTTTTCTGTGCACGCGCTTGGCGATGATAGAGTTCAGAGCGCTCGCTCTCACGCGCACCTTAAAAGCGCCCTGACTGAAGACCTGCCGCCAGGATGCCAGCTTTTAGACACGGCTTCTTTTCTCCCTGACGTCAAAAACTCGCTCGTGAGGGGATTCTTTTTGCGGGATAACTCTGTACTGTCCTCTGCGGAGCGAGTTGTAACCCACCTCCGGCAGAAAGGTTCAGTATGTGTGTTCACTTACACACGCGGACAAAACGGAGATTATCTCTGCTCAGATGAGGCTGACGAGCCTGCGGAGCGCGAGCGGAGGTATTACGTCACCCCTGCACCCGCGCCACTGCGtcatccctcaacactgaacatTATAAACTCGGACGTGTTCTACCAAATGAAAGATGCTTACAAAGTGCTACAAGAG TGCAGTGATGTCATACCAGAGTCCAAGGCAGTGTTGGAGCTGGTGGAGGCGCAACAGCTGGAATTAAACAGCATTCATGATGAAAGGTTTCCAGTCATTGTAATAGAGGGACTGGATGCTACAG GTAAAACTACTCTCACCTGCAGTCTGCAGAAGGCCTTGGGTGCAGTTCTACTAAAATCTCCTCCTCAGTGCCTAGCTCACTTGAGACCACGCTTTGACTCAGAGCCACCACTCATTCGCAGGGCATTCTATGCCCTAGGGAACTACATCACTGCAGCACAGATAGCCAGAGAGTCATCACATGCTCCTGTGATTGCAGACAG GTACTGGCACAGCACTGCAGCGTATGCGATAGCCACGGCAGTGAGTGGACGAGAGGAGAACCTTCCAGCTGTTGGCTCAGAGATCTATGAGTGGCCCCATGACCTGCTGAGGCCCAGCATGGTCCTGCTGCTCAGTGTAAGCCCTGAGGAGAGGCTGCGCAGACTTTCACACAGAGGGCTCGACAAAACCGAGGAGGAAAGCCAGCTGGAGATCAATCACCTGTTTCGTCGCAA AGTGGATGAAGCCTACAAGAGGATCCAGAACCCTGCCTGTATCGTCGTGGATGCCAATCCCAGCCCAGATCATGTGCTCCAACAAGTGCTGGGTTTAATTAGAAACAAATACAACTTGCAAACCCCAGGCCACTAG